The Leclercia sp. S52 genome has a segment encoding these proteins:
- the pqiC gene encoding membrane integrity-associated transporter subunit PqiC translates to MKKWLMITAVAALLTACSSAENKSYYQLPVAAQAGGQSIASQGNRLLWVEQVAVPDYLAGNGVVYQTSDVQYVIANNNLWASPLDQQLRNTLVANLSSQLPGWVVASQPLGSVQDTLNVNVTNFHGRYDGSVIVSGEWLLNHQGQLIKRPFHLELKQQKDGYDEMVKVLAQGWAQESASIAREISRLP, encoded by the coding sequence ATGAAAAAATGGCTAATGATCACCGCAGTGGCGGCGCTCCTGACCGCCTGCAGCTCAGCAGAGAACAAGAGCTACTACCAGCTGCCCGTGGCAGCGCAGGCGGGCGGGCAAAGCATCGCCAGCCAGGGCAACCGCCTGCTGTGGGTTGAGCAGGTGGCAGTGCCGGATTATCTGGCCGGTAATGGCGTGGTATATCAAACCAGCGATGTGCAGTATGTCATCGCCAACAACAACCTGTGGGCCAGCCCGCTGGATCAGCAGCTGCGCAATACGCTGGTCGCCAATCTCAGCAGCCAGCTGCCGGGATGGGTGGTGGCGTCGCAGCCGCTGGGTAGCGTTCAGGATACGCTGAACGTCAACGTGACCAACTTCCATGGTCGCTATGATGGCAGCGTGATCGTCAGCGGGGAGTGGTTGCTGAACCATCAGGGCCAGCTGATTAAGCGGCCTTTCCATCTGGAGCTCAAGCAGCAGAAAGATGGTTACGATGAGATGGTGAAGGTGCTGGCGCAGGGCTGGGCGCAGGAGTCCGCCAGCATTGCCAGAGAGATTTCCCGCCTGCCATAA
- the pqiB gene encoding intermembrane transport protein PqiB: protein MENKSGEAKVQKVRNWSPVWIFPIVTALIGAWILFYHYSHQGPVVTLITTNAEGIEGGKTTIKSRSVDVGVVESATLTDDLTHVQITARLNAGMEKLLHGDSVFWVVKPQVGREGISGLGTLLSGAYIELQPGKKGSQPGQYQLLDSPPLAPPDAKGIRVILDSKKAGQLSPGDPVLFRGYRVGSVETSTFDTQKRTISYQLFINAPNDRLVTGNVRFWKDSGIAVDLTSAGMRVEMGSLSTLFGGGVSFDVPEGMDQGQPVAQKTAFRLYDDQKSIQDSLYTDHIDYLMFFKDSVRGLQPGAPVEFRGIRLGTVGKVPFFAPGMRQVLDDDYRIPVLIRIEPERLINQVGDTPDIAQHIDGLMKRGLRGSLKTGNLVTGALYVDMDFFPKEPPVKEIREFSGYKIIPTVSGGLAQIQQRLMETLDKINNLPLNPMIQQATNTLSESQATMRRLQATLDNLNKLTASQSMQQLPQDMQKTLRELNRSMQGFQPGSAAYNKMVADMQRLDQVLRELQPVLKTLNTKSNALVFEAKDKKDPEPKGAK from the coding sequence ATGGAAAATAAGAGTGGAGAGGCGAAAGTGCAGAAGGTCAGGAACTGGTCGCCGGTGTGGATCTTCCCCATCGTGACCGCGCTGATCGGTGCCTGGATCCTGTTTTATCATTACAGCCACCAGGGCCCGGTCGTGACGCTGATCACCACCAACGCCGAGGGGATTGAGGGCGGTAAAACGACCATCAAGAGCCGCAGCGTGGATGTGGGTGTGGTCGAAAGCGCGACCCTGACCGACGACCTGACGCACGTACAGATTACAGCCCGCCTCAATGCCGGGATGGAAAAGCTGCTGCATGGCGACTCGGTGTTTTGGGTGGTAAAACCGCAGGTGGGTCGTGAAGGCATTAGCGGCCTTGGCACCCTGTTATCCGGGGCCTATATCGAACTGCAGCCGGGGAAAAAGGGCTCGCAACCGGGGCAGTATCAGCTGCTTGACTCCCCGCCTCTGGCACCGCCTGATGCGAAAGGCATTCGCGTGATCCTCGACAGCAAAAAAGCCGGTCAGCTAAGCCCGGGCGATCCGGTGCTGTTCCGCGGCTACCGTGTCGGTTCCGTAGAAACCAGCACCTTTGATACGCAAAAACGGACCATCAGCTATCAGCTGTTTATCAATGCGCCGAACGATCGTCTGGTCACCGGTAACGTCCGCTTCTGGAAAGACAGCGGTATCGCCGTGGACTTAACTTCAGCGGGGATGCGCGTCGAGATGGGTTCACTCTCCACGCTGTTTGGCGGCGGGGTGAGCTTTGACGTGCCGGAAGGGATGGATCAGGGGCAGCCGGTGGCGCAGAAGACCGCGTTCAGACTGTATGACGACCAGAAGAGCATTCAGGATTCGCTCTATACCGACCATATCGATTACCTGATGTTCTTCAAGGATTCGGTCCGTGGCCTGCAGCCGGGCGCGCCGGTTGAATTCCGCGGCATCCGTCTCGGCACCGTCGGCAAAGTGCCGTTCTTCGCGCCGGGGATGCGTCAGGTGCTGGATGACGACTACCGTATTCCGGTGCTGATCCGCATCGAGCCGGAGCGTCTGATTAATCAGGTTGGCGACACACCTGATATTGCTCAGCATATTGACGGGTTGATGAAGCGCGGCCTGCGCGGCTCGCTCAAAACCGGTAACCTGGTGACCGGGGCGCTGTACGTGGATATGGACTTCTTCCCGAAAGAGCCGCCGGTAAAAGAGATCCGTGAATTCTCGGGCTATAAAATCATCCCGACCGTGAGCGGGGGTCTGGCGCAGATCCAGCAGCGACTGATGGAGACGCTGGATAAGATCAACAATCTGCCGCTTAATCCGATGATTCAGCAGGCGACCAACACGCTCAGTGAGAGCCAGGCGACGATGCGCCGTCTGCAGGCTACGCTGGATAACCTCAACAAGCTGACCGCCAGCCAGTCGATGCAGCAGCTGCCTCAGGACATGCAGAAAACCCTGCGTGAGCTGAACCGCAGCATGCAGGGCTTCCAGCCGGGTTCAGCGGCGTACAACAAGATGGTGGCAGATATGCAGCGCCTCGATCAGGTTCTGCGTGAACTCCAGCCGGTGCTGAAGACGCTGAACACGAAGAGCAACGCGCTGGTATTCGAAGCGAAAGACAAAAAGGACCCTGAGCCGAAGGGGGCTAAATAA